In Leptospira koniambonensis, the following proteins share a genomic window:
- a CDS encoding SpoIIE family protein phosphatase: protein MQIRSAIVIISILIFPNLLFSEEIQKIGSFDLITSLNSSDSHTWEITEEPLDPKQFSFSYLSGEDPGIKTSPYNAPGVYRVSKESIRKVYIIKKFIAPETWKAAGVSVRLGTLTDKDKTYLNGKLIGETGDMNSSEPQAYDKIRIYSIAPGLIRAGKENILILEVQKYFHPEAGIEQDRTEIGDTRLIQGDYYRTEYTKVALLMIYLTVGGYFLFLFMRRRADTENLYFGLFTIFLVIYQFLRNQLKYELGIPFLYMKKTEYIILTSLIPIFANFIRSYFKFPRGKFINGLDAIYGVFILFYIVSNNVILYNMLNSSAVQLGWAAYLILISYYLIRKIRTKDRDALLILIGVSIVALSTVLDTMSNRNLFVFPRTVGYAFFFFIISIATILANKFVRLNEQVEELNEHLEQKVEERTQELNESLAYVSKLKTQQDGDYFLTSLLIRPLFTNNTASPFLKIDFFSKQKKAILFKEKHYEIGGDISISGNISIQGEKYTVFVNGDAMGKSIQGAGGALVMGTVFQSLLTRTNRNGGYSKAPESWLKESFLELQGIFESFDGSMYISVVIGLLNERTGGLYYINAEHPWPVLYRDGSAGFLENELTLRKIGIPGNEENFFVKFFKLKKYDILILGSDGKDDVLIGSDERGRIVNEDETKFLRTVEESRGDLKQIYEKTIQFGELTDDFTLLKLEYLVDPVLKNETSLNEVLEQAKTLYKKKSYSSLVDYLNEYKTIFSDREEFFIILGKSYLKLKDFSSAARYFERAANLNPNRLESQYYASYSSKLNKDFQKAEYFGKIAYSLDKNYLNNLINLADVYKNLNQSEEARKFAERAQVIDPNHPILLKLTDVF from the coding sequence ATGCAGATTCGTTCCGCAATCGTCATCATATCTATTTTAATTTTTCCAAACTTACTTTTCTCGGAAGAGATCCAAAAAATCGGATCCTTTGATTTGATTACCAGCTTAAATTCTTCAGACTCTCATACTTGGGAAATTACAGAAGAACCCCTGGACCCAAAACAATTTTCCTTTTCTTATTTAAGTGGAGAAGATCCCGGAATTAAAACAAGTCCATACAATGCTCCAGGTGTATATAGGGTTTCCAAAGAATCAATACGAAAGGTTTATATAATCAAAAAATTTATAGCTCCTGAAACTTGGAAGGCAGCGGGAGTTTCTGTTCGTTTAGGTACTCTAACAGATAAGGATAAAACCTATCTGAATGGAAAGTTGATTGGAGAAACCGGGGACATGAATTCTTCGGAACCACAAGCATATGATAAAATTAGAATATACTCTATTGCTCCTGGTCTTATCCGAGCTGGAAAAGAGAATATACTAATCTTAGAAGTGCAGAAATATTTTCATCCGGAAGCAGGGATAGAGCAAGACAGAACAGAGATCGGGGATACTCGACTCATCCAAGGGGATTATTATAGGACGGAATATACTAAAGTTGCTCTACTGATGATCTATCTTACGGTAGGAGGATATTTTTTATTTTTATTCATGAGAAGACGGGCAGATACCGAGAACTTGTATTTCGGACTGTTTACAATATTTCTGGTGATTTACCAATTTCTAAGAAATCAGCTTAAATATGAGCTTGGAATTCCATTCTTATATATGAAGAAAACAGAATATATTATTCTGACTTCCCTTATTCCAATATTTGCAAATTTTATCCGATCTTATTTTAAATTTCCAAGAGGAAAATTTATCAATGGGTTGGATGCAATTTACGGAGTTTTTATACTCTTCTATATAGTTTCGAATAATGTAATTTTATACAATATGTTAAATAGTTCCGCTGTGCAGTTGGGCTGGGCGGCTTATTTGATCCTGATCTCTTATTATTTGATCCGTAAGATCAGAACAAAAGACCGAGATGCTTTACTAATCTTGATTGGAGTTTCCATTGTGGCTTTGTCTACTGTTCTGGATACAATGTCCAATCGGAACCTATTTGTTTTTCCTAGAACCGTAGGTTATGCATTCTTCTTCTTTATTATCAGTATAGCGACTATTCTTGCTAATAAATTTGTGAGATTGAATGAGCAAGTAGAAGAATTGAATGAACATCTGGAGCAGAAGGTAGAAGAAAGGACTCAGGAGTTAAATGAATCTTTGGCGTATGTAAGTAAACTGAAGACACAACAAGATGGAGATTATTTTCTAACTTCTTTATTGATTCGTCCTTTATTTACGAATAATACCGCCAGTCCTTTTTTGAAGATAGATTTCTTTTCCAAACAAAAAAAAGCAATTTTGTTCAAAGAGAAACATTATGAGATCGGTGGAGATATAAGCATCTCTGGAAATATTTCCATCCAAGGGGAAAAATATACAGTATTCGTAAATGGAGATGCGATGGGGAAATCTATTCAGGGTGCGGGTGGAGCACTTGTGATGGGGACAGTTTTCCAATCATTATTAACCAGGACCAATCGTAACGGAGGATACTCTAAAGCTCCTGAATCTTGGCTTAAAGAATCGTTTTTAGAACTCCAAGGTATTTTTGAATCTTTTGATGGATCAATGTATATTTCGGTAGTGATCGGCTTATTGAATGAGAGAACTGGAGGTCTATATTATATCAATGCGGAACATCCTTGGCCTGTGCTGTATAGAGACGGATCGGCTGGATTTTTAGAAAATGAGCTCACTCTTCGTAAGATAGGAATTCCTGGTAATGAGGAGAACTTTTTCGTCAAATTTTTCAAATTAAAAAAGTATGATATACTAATATTAGGATCGGACGGTAAGGACGATGTTTTGATTGGGAGCGATGAAAGAGGAAGGATCGTAAACGAAGACGAAACAAAATTTTTAAGAACTGTAGAAGAATCGAGAGGAGATCTAAAGCAGATATATGAAAAAACTATTCAATTCGGAGAATTGACTGACGATTTCACTCTTTTAAAATTAGAATATCTTGTAGATCCAGTATTAAAAAATGAAACTTCTTTGAATGAAGTATTGGAACAGGCAAAAACACTCTACAAGAAAAAATCTTATTCCTCTCTTGTGGATTATCTGAATGAATACAAAACAATTTTTTCTGATAGGGAAGAATTCTTTATTATACTTGGAAAATCCTATCTGAAACTTAAGGATTTTTCTTCCGCAGCGAGATATTTTGAAAGAGCAGCGAATTTAAATCCAAATAGATTGGAATCTCAATATTACGCTTCTTATTCCAGTAAATTGAATAAGGATTTCCAAAAGGCAGAATATTTTGGAAAAATCGCATATTCTTTAGATAAAAATTATCTGAATAATCTGATCAACTTGGCAGATGTTTATAAAAACTTAAACCAATCGGAAGAAGCCAGAAAATTTGCAGAGAGAGCGCAAGTGATAGATCCTAATCATCCAATTCTTTTAAAACTTACGGATGTTTTTTAG
- a CDS encoding ATP-binding response regulator produces MIFRLNLHNPILIVEDQRETRDLIARLAKSFGVDADTAPDGKVACEMAEIKEYSLYLVDLEMPVMNGFDFIKKIKEKKPESLFIVISGNDVPEIIIKVMKLGIFDYIIKPIDRERLYQILDRISEFIRLKESERILIQENEERLKAQLNWILYKQSWLTDLEKNIDLSKSTLNNLKQSFFSGGGFGAIVSIVEILQASAKKEESSYNFSSDVVELLFENIYYTKKGLRSLEKSLEILNKNFQDSFQKTNSGQIYDLLEKSRLKLENSNQQYSKKKNVLIPQISFPTSGYDIDADPDSLSRIFTELLINALKYSSNNSVINIYISASGGYLNINLKNEFDPQSIPGIPKNKELLVKQPFYRLAGFVDEELEDEEYFTGLGLTIVDFVIKKHGGIFSIHNVIDHSLGEKPAEVVLATVSLPIVD; encoded by the coding sequence ATGATATTCAGATTAAACCTACATAACCCAATCTTAATAGTAGAAGACCAAAGAGAAACTCGAGATCTCATCGCAAGATTAGCCAAAAGTTTCGGCGTAGATGCAGATACTGCCCCAGACGGAAAAGTCGCATGCGAGATGGCAGAAATAAAGGAATATTCCCTTTATTTAGTGGATCTGGAAATGCCCGTCATGAACGGATTCGATTTTATCAAAAAGATAAAAGAAAAGAAGCCTGAGTCCCTATTCATTGTAATTTCAGGAAATGACGTTCCTGAAATTATCATCAAAGTAATGAAATTAGGAATATTTGATTATATTATCAAACCGATCGATAGAGAAAGATTATACCAAATATTAGATAGGATTTCGGAATTTATACGTCTGAAAGAAAGCGAAAGGATCCTAATTCAGGAAAATGAAGAGCGTCTGAAGGCTCAACTAAATTGGATCCTTTACAAACAATCCTGGCTTACTGACTTAGAAAAAAATATAGATCTTTCCAAGAGTACACTAAATAATCTAAAACAAAGTTTTTTTAGCGGAGGAGGATTCGGAGCAATTGTAAGCATTGTAGAAATACTACAAGCAAGCGCTAAAAAGGAAGAATCAAGTTATAACTTCTCCTCCGATGTAGTAGAATTACTTTTTGAGAATATATATTATACTAAAAAAGGACTTCGCTCTCTCGAAAAAAGTTTAGAGATACTCAACAAAAACTTTCAAGATTCTTTTCAAAAAACGAACAGCGGCCAGATATATGATTTATTGGAAAAATCTAGATTAAAATTGGAAAATTCTAACCAACAATATAGTAAAAAGAAGAATGTATTAATCCCGCAAATTTCCTTTCCTACTAGCGGATACGATATAGATGCAGACCCAGATTCACTCAGCCGGATATTTACAGAACTATTGATTAATGCTTTGAAATATTCTTCCAATAATTCAGTCATAAATATATACATCTCCGCATCAGGAGGGTATTTAAATATCAATCTGAAAAACGAATTCGATCCACAATCGATTCCTGGAATTCCTAAAAACAAGGAGCTACTAGTCAAACAACCATTCTATCGACTCGCAGGTTTTGTGGATGAAGAATTGGAAGACGAGGAATATTTTACAGGCTTAGGATTGACGATCGTGGACTTCGTGATAAAAAAACACGGCGGGATTTTCTCTATACATAATGTTATCGATCATTCTCTCGGAGAAAAACCTGCTGAAGTGGTACTCGCCACAGTTTCACTGCCTATCGTAGATTGA
- a CDS encoding DUF1304 domain-containing protein — MILAVRILAAIVGLLHVWIFIMESVLWMRPRIHRRFGVTDTKLAEAMKGVFLNQGFYNLFLAIGALYGAIFFEMHSCHAPAILAFSCLSVFGAGLVLLVSKPAMARAAIIQGLPPLIAVILYFISMNE, encoded by the coding sequence ATGATATTAGCAGTAAGAATTTTAGCAGCTATTGTCGGCTTATTGCATGTATGGATCTTCATAATGGAAAGTGTATTATGGATGCGTCCTCGTATCCACAGAAGATTTGGAGTGACTGATACAAAATTAGCAGAAGCAATGAAAGGTGTCTTTTTGAACCAAGGATTCTATAATCTATTTCTTGCTATCGGTGCATTGTACGGAGCCATCTTTTTCGAGATGCATTCATGTCATGCTCCTGCGATCTTAGCATTCTCTTGTCTTTCCGTTTTTGGGGCAGGGCTTGTATTATTAGTTTCTAAACCTGCGATGGCAAGGGCTGCGATTATCCAAGGACTACCTCCTTTGATTGCAGTTATTTTATATTTTATTTCCATGAACGAATAA
- a CDS encoding sodium-dependent bicarbonate transport family permease has protein sequence MDPKLLLENLLNPPVLFFFLGILAVLLKSGLEMPDTLSKFFGMYLMFAIGFKGGFELAEAKFTSANLFTLIACSGMALLVPIYTFFILRLKLDVHNAAAIAATYGSVSAGTFVTAHAFLNNLHLEFDGFLVAGLALMESPAIIIGVAIDRIAKKNLGGEFSWKELLREAFLGGSIFLLIGSLIIGMLTGESGWNAEKPFADALFKGMLSFFLLDMGLVAAKKLKDLKTAGAFLVIFAILVPLVNASIGLGLAKLIGMTGPDAFMFMILCASASYIAVGAAMRTSVPEANPSLYLPMSLAVTFPFNVIIGIPLYWFAVQHYL, from the coding sequence ATGGACCCAAAACTTCTCTTGGAAAATTTACTCAATCCTCCTGTTTTATTTTTCTTCCTGGGAATTCTTGCGGTATTGCTTAAATCCGGATTAGAAATGCCAGATACTTTATCCAAATTTTTTGGAATGTATTTGATGTTTGCCATCGGCTTTAAGGGTGGATTTGAATTGGCAGAAGCCAAATTTACCTCTGCAAACTTATTTACTTTGATTGCCTGTAGCGGAATGGCTTTACTCGTGCCAATCTATACTTTCTTCATCCTTAGATTAAAATTAGATGTACATAATGCAGCAGCTATAGCTGCAACTTACGGTTCAGTAAGTGCAGGGACATTTGTCACTGCTCACGCATTCTTGAATAATCTACATTTGGAATTTGATGGATTCTTGGTGGCCGGTCTCGCTCTCATGGAATCTCCAGCGATCATTATAGGAGTTGCAATCGATCGTATTGCGAAAAAGAATTTGGGTGGAGAGTTTTCCTGGAAAGAACTTCTGAGAGAAGCTTTCTTAGGAGGATCCATTTTTCTTTTAATCGGTTCTTTGATTATAGGTATGTTGACTGGCGAAAGCGGCTGGAACGCGGAAAAACCTTTTGCTGATGCTCTTTTTAAAGGAATGCTTTCCTTCTTTCTTTTGGACATGGGCTTGGTCGCAGCAAAAAAACTGAAGGATTTGAAAACTGCAGGTGCTTTTTTAGTGATCTTTGCGATCTTAGTTCCTTTGGTCAACGCCTCCATTGGATTAGGCCTTGCTAAACTGATCGGTATGACTGGTCCGGATGCGTTCATGTTCATGATACTTTGTGCTTCAGCTTCTTATATTGCTGTTGGTGCAGCGATGAGAACTTCTGTCCCTGAAGCAAATCCAAGTTTGTATCTACCGATGTCTCTCGCAGTTACATTTCCCTTTAATGTAATTATTGGAATTCCTTTATACTGGTTTGCAGTCCAACACTACTTGTAA